A genomic region of Homo sapiens chromosome 1 genomic scaffold, GRCh38.p14 alternate locus group ALT_REF_LOCI_1 HSCHR1_2_CTG32_1 contains the following coding sequences:
- the OR2T6 gene encoding olfactory receptor 2T6 — protein sequence MNENNETLTRGFTLMGLFTHNKCSGFFFGVICAVFFMAMIANGVMIFLINIDPHLHTPMYFLLSHLSVIDTLYISTIVPKMLVDYLMGEGTISFIACTAQCFLYMGFMGAEFFLLGLMAYDRYVAICNPLRYPVLISWRVCWMILASSWFGGALDSFLLTPITMSLPFCASHQINHFFCEAPTMLRLACGDKTTYETVMYVCCVAMLLIPFSVVTASYTRILITVHQMTSAEGRKKAFATCSSHMMVVTLFYGAALYTYTLPQSYHTPIKDKVFSAFYTILTPLLNPLIYSLRNRDVMGALKRVVARC from the coding sequence atgaatgaaaacaatgaaaCCTTGACCAGAGGCTTTACCCTCATGGGGCTCTTCACTCACAATAAATGCTCAGGATTCTTTTTCGGTGTCATTTGTGCCGTCTTCTTCATGGCCATGATAGCTAATGGGGTCATGATCTTCCTGATTAACATAGACCCTCAtctccacacccccatgtacttccTCCTCAGCCACCTCTCCGTCATTGACACATTATACATCTCCACCATTGTGCCCAAGATGCTGGTAGATTATCTCATGGGCGAGGGGACCATCTCTTTCATCGCCTGCACTGCTCAGTGCTTTCTCTACATGGGCTTTATGGGGGCTGAATTCTTCCTGCTGGGGCTCATGGCCTATGACCGCTACGTGGCCATCTGCAACCCACTGCGCTATCCTGTCCTCATCAGCTGGCGGGTCTGCTGGATGATCCTGGCCAGCTCTTGGTTCGGTGGGGCTTTGGACAGTTTTCTCCTCACCCCCATTACCATGAGTCTCCCGTTCTGTGCCTCTCACCAAATCAATCACTTTTTCTGTGAGGCACCCACCATGCTGAGGCTGGCCTGTGGGGACAAAACCACCTATGAAACAGTGATGTATGTGTGCTGCGTTGCAATGCTGCTGATCCCCTTCTCGGTGGTGACTGCATCCTACACCAGGATTCTCATCACAGTGCATCAGATGACATCGGctgaagggaggaagaaggccTTTGCCACCTGCTCTTCACACATGATGGTGGTGACATTGTTCTATGGGGCTGCCTTGTATACGTATACGCTTCCCCAATCTTACCACACCCCAATCAAAGATAAGGTCTTCTCTGCCTTTTATACCATCCTCACACCCTTATTAAACCCTCTCATCTACAGTCTGAGGAACAGGGATGTGATGGGTGCCTTGAAGAGAGTTGTGGCAAGATGTTAG
- the OR2T4 gene encoding olfactory receptor 2T4 — translation MANITWMANHTGWSDFILLGLFRQSKHPALLCVVIFVVFLMALSGNAVLILLIHCDAHLHTPMYFFISQLSLMDMAYISVTVPKMLLDQVMGVNKISAPECGMQMFFYVTLAGSEFFLLATMAYDRYVAICHPLRYPVLMNHRVCLFLSSGCWFLGSVDGFTFTPITMTFPFRGSREIHHFFCEVPAVLNLSCSDTSLYEIFMYLCCVLMLLIPVVIISSSYLLILLTIHGMNSAEGRKKAFATCSSHLTVVILFYGAAIYTYMLPSSYHTPEKDMMVSVFYTILTPVVNPLIYSLRNKDVMGALKKMLTVEPAFQKAME, via the coding sequence ATGGCCAATATCACCTGGATGGCCAACCACACTGGATGGTCGGATTTCATCCTGTTGGGACTCTTCAGACAATCCAAACATCCAGCACTACTTTGTGTGGtcatttttgtggttttcctgATGGCGTTGTCTGGAAATGCTGTCCTGATCCTTCTGATACACTGTGACGcccacctccacacccccatgtactttTTCATCAGTCAATTGTCTCTCATGGACATGGCGTACATTTCTGTCACTGTGCCCAAGATGCTCCTGGACCAGGTCATGGGTGTGAATAAGATCTCAGCCCCTGAGTGTGGGATGCAGATGTTCTTCTACGTGACACTAGCAGGTTCAGAATTTTTCCTTCTAGCCACCATGGCCTATGACCGCTACGTGGCCATCTGCCATCCTCTCCGTTACCCTGTCCTCATGAACCATAGGGTGTGTCTCTTCCTGTCATCAGGCTGCTGGTTCCTGGGCTCAGTGGATGGCTTCACATTCACTCCCATCACCATGACCTTCCCCTTCCGTGGATCCCGGGAGATTCATCATTTCTTCTGTGAAGTTCCTGCTGTATTGAATCTCTCCTGCTCAGACACCTCACTCTATGAGATTTTCATGTACTTGTGCTGTGTCCTCATGCTCCTCATCCCTGTGGTGATCATTTCAAGCTCCTATTTACTCATCCTCCTCACCATCCACGGGATGAACTCAGCAGAGGGCCGGAAAAAGGCCTTTGCCACCTGCTCCTCCCACCTGACTGTGGTCATCCTCTTCTATGGGGCTGCCATCTACACCTACATGCTCCCCAGCTCCTACCACACCCCTGAGAAGGACATGATGGTATCTGTCTTCTATACCATCCTCACTCCAGTGGTGAACCCTTTAATCTATAGTCTTAGGAATAAGGATGTCATGGGGGCTCTGaagaaaatgttaacagtggaACCTGCCTTTCAAAAAGCTATGGAGTAG